One genomic segment of Pristiophorus japonicus isolate sPriJap1 unplaced genomic scaffold, sPriJap1.hap1 HAP1_SCAFFOLD_29, whole genome shotgun sequence includes these proteins:
- the LOC139248265 gene encoding zinc finger protein ZFP2-like, with product MEKPWKCGDCGKRFIIPSRLEIHRRTHTGERPFTCSECGKGFTGSSNLLRHQRVHTGEGLFTCSECGVGFTCSSHLVTHQRVHTGERPFTCSECGKGFTRPSILLTHQRIHTGERPFTCSVCGKGFIRLSSLLLHQRVHTGERPFACSVCGKGFTQSSILLTHQRIHTVEKPFTCSTCGKGFTRSSNLLRHQQVHSGERPFTCSVCGKEFTYLSHLVTHQRVHTGKRPFTCSECGKGFTQPSHLLRHQQVHK from the coding sequence atggagaaaccgtggaaatgtggtgactgcggGAAGAGATTCATTATCCCATCACGGCTGGAAATTCATCGTCGcactcacaccggggagaggccgttcacctgctccgagtgtgggaagggattcactgggtcatctaacctgctgagacaccagcgagttcacactggggaggggctattcacctgctctgagtgtggggtgggattcacttgttcatcccaccttgtaactcaccagcgagttcacactggggagaggccgttcacctgctccgagtgcgggaagggattcactcggccatccatcctgctgacgcatcagcgaattcacaccggggagaggccatttacctgctctgtgtgtggaaagggattcattcGATTATCCAGCCTGCtgttacaccagcgagttcacactggggagaggccgttcgcctgctctgtatgtgggaagggattcactcagtcatccatcctgctgacacatcagcgaattcacaccgtggagaagccgttcacctgctccacgtgtgggaagggattcactcggtcatccaacctgctgagacatcagcaaGTTCACAGCGgagagaggccatttacctgctctgtgtgtgggaaggaattcacttatTTATCCCACCTTGTAactcatcagcgagttcacactgggaagagaccgttcacctgctctgagtgtggaaagggattcactcagccatcccacctgctgagacaccagcaagttcacaagtga